A genomic region of Cyprinus carpio isolate SPL01 chromosome B11, ASM1834038v1, whole genome shotgun sequence contains the following coding sequences:
- the gpx1a gene encoding glutathione peroxidase 1a, with translation MAAKKFYDLSAKLLSGDLLNFSSLKGKVVLIENVASLUGTTVRDYTQMNELHSRYADQGLVILGAPCNQFGHQENAKNDEILLSLKYVRPGNGFEPNFQLLEKLEVNGANAHPLFVFLKEKLPQPSDDSVSLMGDPKFIIWSPVNRNDVSWNFEKFLIGPDGEPFKRYSRRFLTIDIEADIKELLKRMK, from the exons ATGGCCGCGAAGAAGTTTTATGATCTGTCCGCCAAACTTTTGTCAGGGGACCTCCTGAATTTTTCCTCTCTCAAAGGTAAAGTGGTGCTTATTGAAAATGTGGCGTCGCTTTGAGGCACAACAGTCAGGGATTACACCCAGATGAACGAGCTCCACAGCCGCTACGCTGATCAGGGGCTCGTGATCCTGGGCGCTCCCTGCAACCAGTTCGGACATCAG GAGAATGCCAAGAATGATGAAATTCTGCTATCTCTGAAGTACGTCCGTCCTGGAAATGGCTTCGAGCCAAATTTCCAACTTCTGGAGAAGCTGGAAGTGAACGGTGCGAACGCCCACCCTCTGTTCGTGTTCCTCAAGGAGAAGCTGCCTCAGCCCAGTGACGACTCTGTGTCCTTGATGGGTGATCCCAAATTCATCATCTGGAGTCCGGTGAACAGGAACGACGTCTCCTGGAACTTTGAGAAGTTCCTCATCGGTCCGGACGGAGAACCGTTCAAGAGATACAGCAGAAGGTTCCTCACCATCGACATTGAAGCTGATATCAAAGAGCTTCTGAAGAGGATGAAATAA
- the brk1 gene encoding probable protein BRICK1, with amino-acid sequence MAGQEDPVQREIHQDWANREYIEVITSSIKKIADFLNSFDMSCRSRLATLNEKLTALERRIEYIEARVTKGETLT; translated from the exons ATGGCCGGACAGGAGGATCCCGTGCAAAGGGAAATTCATCAAGACTGGGCGAACCGTGAATATATCGAAGTGATCACCAGCAGCATTAAGAAAATAGCCGATTTCCTCAATTCCTTCG atatgTCCTGCAGGTCCCGTTTAGCCACTTTGAATGAGAAGCTTACTGCTTTGGAGAGGAGGATTGAGTACATTGAAGCCAGA GTCACAAAAGGGGAAACCTTGACCTAG